The following are encoded together in the Oceanobacillus zhaokaii genome:
- a CDS encoding site-specific integrase has protein sequence MKVVQPIRDLKQLEAVKGYLRGKNKRDYLLFMVGISSALRISDILKLQVSHVWDGRKVKGFIEINEKKTRKYKRFPITKNLTKAVKEYIKEYPDKKQDEYLFTSRKGFNQPISRQYAATVLNEACDMVGIKERFSTHGMRKTWGFWAFKKGISLDYICIALNHSSVAETKRYLGILQEDLDNLYLEVNL, from the coding sequence TTGAAGGTTGTTCAGCCAATAAGAGACTTAAAACAACTTGAAGCAGTAAAAGGATATTTACGTGGAAAAAATAAAAGAGATTATTTGCTATTTATGGTTGGAATCTCATCTGCTTTAAGAATAAGCGATATTTTGAAATTACAAGTGAGCCATGTTTGGGATGGTAGGAAAGTGAAGGGATTTATAGAAATCAATGAAAAGAAAACTAGAAAATATAAGCGTTTCCCCATTACAAAGAATCTAACAAAAGCGGTTAAAGAGTATATAAAGGAATATCCCGATAAAAAACAAGATGAATATCTTTTTACAAGTAGAAAGGGATTTAATCAACCTATTTCAAGGCAATATGCCGCAACAGTATTGAATGAAGCCTGTGATATGGTTGGTATAAAAGAAAGGTTCTCGACTCACGGCATGCGGAAAACTTGGGGCTTCTGGGCTTTTAAAAAGGGAATATCTCTTGACTACATATGTATAGCCTTGAATCATAGCTCCGTTGCCGAAACCAAGCGTTATTTAGGGATACTACAAGAAGATCTTGATAATCTTTATTTGGAGGTGAATCTATAA
- a CDS encoding TnsA endonuclease N-terminal domain-containing protein, producing the protein MRTSHWSKEKLERYKKEGRGKGEGADYKPWQNTYEFSSKGRATRIYGIKTGRIHQLHSDNQYRAFLLFEFNSMVTDIRESFPLLDVLEVVDDKEDLRFDKFTDKETKEPYVLTTNFLLTMKDANGEEKYVARSIKNTTELKRKITFEKLEIERRYWQQ; encoded by the coding sequence ATGAGAACAAGTCATTGGAGCAAAGAAAAGCTAGAAAGATATAAAAAAGAAGGAAGAGGAAAGGGGGAAGGTGCTGACTATAAGCCTTGGCAAAATACCTATGAGTTTTCTTCAAAGGGGCGTGCTACAAGAATTTATGGAATAAAAACAGGTCGCATTCATCAACTCCATTCGGACAATCAATACAGGGCTTTTCTATTATTCGAGTTTAATTCGATGGTTACTGACATTAGAGAATCCTTTCCACTCCTAGATGTTCTAGAGGTAGTTGATGACAAAGAGGACTTACGTTTTGATAAGTTCACGGATAAGGAGACCAAAGAGCCCTATGTGTTAACCACGAACTTTTTATTAACTATGAAAGACGCTAATGGAGAAGAGAAGTATGTAGCAAGATCCATAAAAAATACTACGGAACTAAAAAGGAAAATTACATTTGAAAAATTGGAGATCGAAAGAAGGTATTGGCAGCAATAG
- a CDS encoding TnsA endonuclease C-terminal domain-containing protein, giving the protein MPRQLAKNIEWVRETLLEGAEGKLDKESLSVVMLRFLLENDELPIREVLKQFDKTEELQKGTGLFLFRYLIAKKELIIDMTKKIDLSSKVSDLLI; this is encoded by the coding sequence TTGCCTAGACAACTGGCGAAAAATATTGAATGGGTAAGGGAAACTTTGCTGGAGGGTGCTGAGGGAAAGCTGGATAAAGAAAGTTTATCTGTTGTAATGCTTAGGTTCCTCCTAGAAAATGATGAACTTCCAATAAGGGAGGTACTAAAACAGTTTGATAAAACGGAAGAATTACAGAAGGGTACAGGTTTGTTTCTATTTCGGTATTTGATAGCAAAGAAGGAACTAATAATTGATATGACAAAAAAGATAGACCTATCATCAAAAGTCAGCGATTTACTAATATAA
- a CDS encoding Mu transposase C-terminal domain-containing protein yields the protein MELKENSLLQYLDGKIIRVVYSDRLSSIIYAIDMNKIRWPFVMKKDELIADYQTEKIVVLENDPYVRNVVEEELSDAEKERRNRAWDIVNFVFQQVDSEVLIFQSRYRENAIKLAVTSYKINYSTVKSYLVSFWKGGKIRNGLLPAFNLCGSKGKERIVGDKKRGRPRKSGAQMGVNVDDKIKKYFQTGLNRYYYNERQISLKTTYELILKDFFTEVRTDSKGNEVPVLLDSSRIPTYHQFLYWYRKLNNPKKELISRKGARNYFQNHRTIIGNSTQDAGLGPGTLWQIDATQFDIYLVSSIDRNLIVGRPTVICCIDVYSRMIMGINVTFESFNSYTGVMVALVNSMTSKEDYCLQYGIKLEENEWDVSCVPQRIFADRGELNGKQIEDAIAGLGISIQNAASYRPDFKGVIERLFGLFNLKIKPFANGVVKNGKNAKERGEEDYRLKASLSIDEFTRILIKCVLFHNNHHILSEYVLNETMIEEGIEKIPAKIWDYGVKNMKGQLRILPEQTVKMHLLPTDFSASITSRGVRFKKMLYASDYSLKNNWYQSARINGSKKIKIWYDPRDLSYIYTINEDGEFHKLTLLEHLTKYQHRGIDEIKQIIKYEESLDSKTKEKELQEKMKLYDDIQKIVGKGKKKTEMEKDDSLSKAERLRGIRDNQRQEKELQRELLRKKKKDLVMDTQLIVESQDIQDQDDELNMFRAIQQLDWDDDIE from the coding sequence TTGGAACTAAAAGAGAATTCATTATTACAATATCTTGATGGAAAAATAATACGAGTTGTATATTCTGATCGACTCTCTTCTATTATATATGCAATAGATATGAATAAAATTAGATGGCCATTTGTGATGAAGAAAGATGAATTAATTGCTGATTACCAAACTGAAAAAATAGTTGTTTTGGAAAATGACCCATATGTACGTAATGTTGTAGAAGAAGAACTTAGTGACGCAGAAAAGGAAAGAAGAAATCGTGCTTGGGATATTGTGAATTTCGTATTTCAACAAGTAGATTCTGAGGTTTTGATATTCCAAAGCAGGTATCGAGAAAATGCAATTAAACTAGCTGTAACATCCTATAAAATAAATTATTCCACTGTAAAAAGTTATCTTGTGAGTTTTTGGAAGGGTGGAAAGATACGTAATGGATTGCTTCCAGCATTTAATTTATGTGGATCAAAAGGGAAGGAAAGAATTGTTGGCGATAAAAAGAGAGGGCGGCCAAGAAAGTCTGGAGCTCAAATGGGTGTAAATGTGGATGATAAAATCAAAAAATACTTCCAAACAGGATTGAATCGCTATTACTATAATGAAAGGCAGATTTCACTAAAAACTACTTATGAATTGATTTTAAAGGATTTCTTTACAGAGGTAAGGACTGACAGTAAAGGTAATGAAGTGCCTGTATTACTAGATTCTTCTAGAATACCAACCTATCACCAGTTTTTGTATTGGTATAGGAAGTTAAATAACCCGAAGAAGGAACTGATTAGCAGAAAGGGAGCAAGAAACTACTTTCAAAATCACAGGACGATTATCGGTAATTCTACCCAGGATGCAGGATTGGGTCCAGGAACCCTTTGGCAGATTGACGCTACACAGTTTGATATCTATTTAGTTTCTTCGATCGATCGCAATTTAATTGTGGGTAGACCAACGGTTATATGCTGCATAGACGTGTACTCGAGAATGATAATGGGCATTAATGTTACCTTTGAATCATTTAACTCTTATACGGGTGTAATGGTTGCTCTAGTAAATAGCATGACTTCTAAGGAGGATTATTGTTTACAGTATGGTATCAAGTTAGAGGAGAATGAGTGGGACGTTTCTTGTGTCCCACAAAGAATTTTTGCTGATAGGGGCGAACTAAATGGGAAACAAATTGAAGATGCGATTGCAGGATTAGGTATATCAATACAGAATGCTGCATCGTACAGACCTGATTTTAAAGGGGTAATAGAAAGACTATTCGGACTATTCAACTTAAAAATCAAGCCTTTTGCAAATGGAGTTGTTAAAAACGGGAAGAACGCAAAAGAAAGAGGGGAAGAAGATTATAGATTAAAAGCCAGTCTCTCTATTGACGAGTTTACTAGAATACTGATCAAATGTGTACTTTTTCATAATAATCACCACATATTGAGTGAGTATGTCTTGAATGAAACGATGATTGAAGAGGGAATAGAAAAAATTCCCGCTAAAATATGGGACTATGGAGTAAAAAACATGAAAGGACAACTCCGAATCCTACCAGAGCAAACGGTGAAAATGCACTTACTACCAACCGATTTTTCGGCTTCTATAACGTCCCGTGGAGTTAGATTTAAGAAGATGCTTTATGCTTCGGATTATTCACTTAAAAACAATTGGTACCAGTCAGCAAGGATTAATGGTAGCAAAAAAATAAAAATCTGGTATGATCCACGTGACTTATCCTACATTTACACCATCAATGAAGATGGTGAATTTCATAAATTAACATTGCTTGAACATTTGACCAAGTACCAACATAGAGGTATTGATGAAATCAAACAGATAATCAAATATGAAGAGTCATTGGATAGTAAGACTAAGGAAAAAGAATTGCAGGAAAAGATGAAGTTATACGACGATATTCAAAAGATTGTTGGTAAAGGAAAGAAGAAAACTGAAATGGAAAAGGATGACTCTTTAAGTAAAGCTGAGCGGTTAAGAGGAATAAGGGATAATCAAAGGCAGGAAAAAGAATTACAACGGGAATTATTAAGAAAGAAAAAGAAAGATTTGGTGATGGACACTCAACTTATAGTGGAATCACAAGACATTCAGGATCAAGATGATGAACTCAATATGTTCAGAGCTATACAACAATTAGATTGGGATGATGATATTGAGTAA
- a CDS encoding ATP-binding protein produces MEEFNQNPLIQALPPLLDKAAIIKKLMVKPIYKEEEKHVDSAYRIYMVNRLFQLFTPLPVHIEVWNMIHSLIMQGYLARNPFDKNYKQYINESGREIINRSYEINSRQNFRTTAGCGTFIGYSGIGKTTTINRVLSNIPQVIVHNQYKNIHYNQIQLVWLKLEAPSNSSLKALCLQFFMKIDELLGTNNYKKYVSRNMSVDHMLPLISQVSHNIGLGLLIIDETQNIKKRGADQIMNFFVYLINSGINLCLIGTPGAYDLFGKELRMTRRLTGNAEIIYNNMKYGNEFSFLLESIWKYQWTRNFVPFNEELGKTIYEETQGISDLVIKIFVYSQQLAIENGKEELSIDLIKKLAKEKFRLLQPMLEAIRSGNPHKIAKYEDIRRIDLEKPVVTKIKEMRKQEPVNTKRQEEVKVVENTAEPRKKVKRKEYKEDDLRYLLQQGVENEKTPYQVLLENEYIEDATKWIEAGTP; encoded by the coding sequence TTGGAAGAGTTTAACCAAAACCCTTTAATTCAAGCATTGCCACCATTATTGGATAAAGCAGCAATCATTAAGAAACTTATGGTTAAACCAATCTATAAGGAAGAAGAAAAACACGTAGATAGTGCTTATCGTATATATATGGTAAATCGTCTTTTTCAGTTATTCACACCTTTACCGGTACATATAGAAGTGTGGAATATGATTCATTCATTGATAATGCAAGGTTATTTGGCGAGAAATCCTTTTGATAAGAACTATAAACAATATATTAATGAATCTGGTAGAGAAATAATCAATCGTTCTTATGAAATAAATAGCCGACAAAACTTTAGGACTACTGCTGGCTGTGGGACATTTATTGGCTATTCAGGTATTGGAAAGACGACCACTATTAACCGAGTGCTTTCTAATATTCCTCAAGTAATTGTACATAATCAGTATAAGAACATACATTATAATCAGATCCAACTGGTTTGGCTTAAATTAGAAGCACCTAGTAATTCTAGTTTAAAGGCCTTGTGCCTTCAATTTTTCATGAAAATAGATGAGCTCCTTGGTACGAATAATTATAAAAAATATGTTTCTAGGAATATGTCAGTGGATCACATGCTACCTCTAATCAGTCAGGTATCACACAATATAGGATTAGGCCTTCTTATTATTGATGAAACACAGAATATAAAGAAGCGTGGTGCAGACCAAATTATGAACTTTTTCGTATATCTAATAAACTCCGGAATTAACCTTTGTTTAATTGGGACACCAGGAGCTTACGACCTGTTTGGCAAGGAATTGCGAATGACTCGACGTTTAACAGGTAATGCTGAAATTATTTATAACAATATGAAATATGGAAATGAATTTTCTTTCTTACTTGAGTCTATTTGGAAATACCAGTGGACTCGGAATTTTGTACCGTTTAATGAAGAGTTAGGAAAGACAATTTATGAAGAAACTCAAGGAATTTCGGATTTGGTTATAAAAATATTTGTATACTCGCAACAGCTAGCTATAGAAAATGGAAAAGAAGAACTTTCCATTGATCTAATAAAGAAATTAGCAAAAGAAAAATTTAGATTGTTGCAACCAATGTTAGAGGCTATTAGGTCTGGTAATCCTCATAAGATTGCAAAGTATGAAGATATAAGAAGAATAGATTTGGAAAAGCCTGTTGTTACCAAAATTAAAGAAATGAGAAAACAAGAACCAGTAAATACGAAAAGGCAAGAGGAAGTAAAAGTCGTTGAAAATACTGCAGAACCAAGGAAAAAAGTAAAACGTAAAGAATATAAGGAAGATGATTTAAGATATTTACTTCAGCAGGGAGTTGAGAATGAAAAGACACCTTACCAGGTGCTCCTTGAAAATGAGTACATAGAGGATGCTACAAAATGGATTGAGGCGGGTACACCATGA
- a CDS encoding TnsD family Tn7-like transposition protein, giving the protein MINFLPQLYENELFYSVIARHRRMCGMVSKRALINDLFGRYVVVSSSYFPQYIDFFVACLPPTSNITTREIIKKHTLFPFYTSFLSTEKTNLIYETMAGGEDGSKLNIEQQIGLGGSKVRKCNFLRYCPLCYKEDIGVLGESYWRVKQQISGVLYCSKHQVLLKESSVLSTGSGIEFICADEQVCDENVLEDNYSDNVKQLNIHYMNNVKRLLKGNYPRKELDYFIKYYIDRLREKRLASKNGSLYMKDIQERFLMYYPKQYLDLMQSGVDSGSPSNWLRLFVRNNNKNRSPLRHLLFQQFLGVSLDDLFHNQVVIGKKPVSVQHNPSFDIHQRREKWLQLIAGNPGANRSQLKERGKGLHTWIYRYDRDWYDKVTPKSALGRARAGTIDWEKRDEECLRLAKEAVEIILQKEGKPTRVTPSSVRKKLGFGSWFKNEKLVRTQHYLEQVKENIDDFRIRKIKWAIEDRVKKGESLSVYKVQLHAGFGGGGKEMKKLIMRELEKQ; this is encoded by the coding sequence ATGATTAATTTCCTACCACAATTGTATGAAAATGAACTCTTTTATTCTGTTATTGCACGTCATAGAAGAATGTGCGGAATGGTAAGTAAAAGAGCATTGATAAATGATTTATTTGGAAGATACGTCGTTGTATCTTCCTCTTATTTTCCGCAATATATTGATTTCTTTGTTGCATGTCTACCACCTACATCAAATATAACAACTAGGGAGATTATTAAAAAACATACTTTGTTTCCATTTTATACGTCTTTTTTATCAACCGAAAAGACAAATTTAATTTATGAGACGATGGCTGGTGGAGAGGATGGATCAAAGTTAAATATAGAACAACAAATTGGACTCGGAGGGAGTAAAGTAAGGAAATGCAATTTTCTAAGATATTGTCCATTATGTTATAAAGAGGATATCGGTGTATTAGGTGAAAGCTACTGGAGGGTGAAACAACAAATTTCAGGCGTGCTTTATTGCTCAAAGCATCAGGTTTTATTAAAGGAGAGCTCCGTATTAAGTACCGGAAGTGGGATAGAGTTTATATGTGCAGATGAACAAGTTTGTGATGAAAATGTACTGGAGGATAATTATTCGGATAACGTAAAACAATTAAATATTCATTACATGAATAATGTAAAACGTTTGCTAAAAGGCAATTATCCGAGGAAAGAATTAGATTATTTTATTAAATACTATATTGATAGACTGAGAGAAAAAAGATTAGCCTCTAAGAATGGAAGTTTATATATGAAGGATATTCAAGAACGCTTCTTGATGTATTATCCTAAGCAATATTTGGATTTAATGCAGAGTGGTGTTGATTCAGGAAGTCCATCTAATTGGCTTCGACTGTTTGTGCGAAACAATAATAAGAACAGAAGTCCATTGAGACATTTATTATTCCAGCAGTTCTTAGGTGTTAGTCTAGATGATCTTTTTCATAATCAAGTGGTAATTGGAAAGAAGCCTGTTTCAGTCCAGCATAATCCGAGTTTTGATATTCATCAGAGAAGAGAAAAGTGGTTACAATTAATTGCAGGAAATCCTGGTGCAAACAGAAGTCAATTGAAAGAGAGGGGAAAAGGACTTCATACATGGATCTATAGATATGATAGGGATTGGTATGATAAAGTAACTCCAAAATCTGCTTTAGGAAGAGCGAGAGCTGGAACAATTGATTGGGAAAAGAGAGATGAGGAATGTTTAAGGCTTGCTAAAGAGGCTGTTGAAATAATTCTTCAGAAAGAGGGGAAACCGACAAGAGTGACCCCATCAAGTGTCAGGAAAAAATTGGGGTTTGGGTCATGGTTTAAAAATGAAAAGTTAGTAAGAACGCAGCATTACTTAGAACAGGTAAAGGAAAATATAGATGATTTCAGAATTAGAAAGATTAAGTGGGCGATTGAAGATAGGGTTAAAAAAGGAGAAAGTTTGTCCGTATATAAGGTGCAATTGCATGCCGGATTTGGGGGTGGAGGAAAGGAAATGAAGAAATTAATTATGAGGGAATTGGAAAAACAATAA
- a CDS encoding endonuclease NucS domain-containing protein → MQILSEREIEDILVLHPELIESGLTLLERQGQLENRRTDLLFKDSNNQILLIELKKSVVLEEHVEQIDDYMRKINNLHKGQNRGMILGQLIPPSIQQLCDQRQIEWKEITIEDIYTYLHQHDNELLDKIFYAEKLTEKPNEVQTLSFHNYMNATSSPLGGPYTTYQFFMPKDASLELSEDKQENQKVADEIKESILSLEFNRKLFNGNVMVMRTPETEPSWSVKAKGAWQGYTIDYLLYISSNSQPIPCELYLGTIGYRGNPRAVYLDEKSRFIQLGIGKGKQKVTTQYGYHKYLKTKQRALFPFYELKFPRSIPKENWEKIYYKLNEYGYTVRKSEAKESQLLWIGEIALDHGEKTNQVANLIEALFATTIVKSHYMREGKGISFEFLSF, encoded by the coding sequence ATGCAAATTTTATCAGAAAGAGAAATTGAAGATATTTTAGTATTACATCCAGAATTGATTGAAAGTGGACTTACTTTATTAGAAAGGCAAGGACAGTTGGAAAATCGAAGAACTGATTTATTATTTAAAGATTCAAATAATCAAATTTTATTGATTGAACTAAAGAAGAGTGTAGTATTAGAAGAGCATGTGGAGCAGATCGACGATTATATGCGAAAAATTAACAATCTGCATAAAGGTCAAAATAGAGGAATGATACTAGGGCAATTGATCCCACCATCAATTCAGCAGTTATGCGATCAACGGCAAATTGAGTGGAAAGAAATAACTATCGAGGATATATATACATATCTCCATCAACATGATAATGAATTATTAGATAAGATATTTTATGCAGAAAAGTTGACCGAGAAACCAAATGAAGTTCAGACGCTAAGTTTCCACAACTACATGAATGCGACTTCTTCGCCATTGGGAGGACCATATACAACTTATCAGTTTTTTATGCCAAAAGACGCTAGTCTTGAACTAAGTGAGGATAAACAAGAAAATCAAAAAGTGGCTGATGAAATTAAAGAAAGTATATTGAGTCTGGAATTCAATCGGAAATTGTTTAATGGCAATGTGATGGTTATGAGAACACCTGAAACCGAACCAAGTTGGTCTGTAAAAGCAAAAGGTGCCTGGCAAGGATATACTATTGATTATCTATTATATATTAGCAGTAACTCGCAACCGATTCCATGTGAACTTTATTTGGGAACTATCGGCTATAGAGGGAATCCTAGGGCTGTATATTTAGATGAAAAATCTAGGTTCATACAATTGGGTATTGGTAAGGGGAAACAAAAGGTTACAACCCAGTATGGATATCACAAATATCTGAAAACCAAACAAAGAGCGTTATTTCCTTTTTATGAATTAAAGTTTCCTAGGAGTATTCCTAAAGAAAACTGGGAAAAAATTTATTACAAGCTAAATGAATATGGATATACTGTAAGAAAATCTGAGGCTAAGGAATCTCAGCTACTATGGATTGGTGAAATTGCACTGGATCACGGAGAAAAAACAAACCAAGTTGCCAATCTTATAGAAGCCTTATTTGCAACAACTATTGTAAAGTCGCACTATATGAGGGAAGGAAAAGGTATTTCATTTGAATTTCTATCATTTTGA
- a CDS encoding PadR family transcriptional regulator produces MDKEIMKGSIDILLLSLLNKRDMYGYEIVKKLKENSNELYNMSEGTLYPALKRLENKELLQSYWGSSESGGRRKYYRITQGGKKELDKKLKEWNQISNLIKVCSEGMAWIKKSKPILIKL; encoded by the coding sequence ATGGACAAAGAGATAATGAAAGGCAGTATTGATATTTTGCTTTTATCCTTGCTAAATAAAAGGGACATGTACGGTTATGAAATTGTAAAAAAGTTAAAAGAAAATAGTAATGAACTATACAACATGAGTGAAGGAACGCTATATCCCGCTTTAAAGCGTTTAGAAAACAAAGAATTACTTCAATCATATTGGGGGAGCTCAGAGAGTGGTGGGAGAAGGAAATACTATAGGATTACCCAAGGTGGAAAGAAAGAGTTAGATAAGAAATTAAAAGAATGGAATCAAATTAGCAATTTAATTAAAGTATGTTCGGAGGGAATGGCTTGGATAAAAAAATCGAAACCTATATTAATCAAATTGTGA
- a CDS encoding VanZ family protein produces MDKKIETYINQIVSQLKCDEDEKREIIDEMQDHLTLLKNEYLDQGFTDEEATQKALASFGEQEPLTKGLQESLFPFFKVSNKDTWILFSLYSLIILFMLLFQRIIIRITDYYINGITYNRYISTPLDSEGVFNFLKFNSNIVPFKNTIAYLTGTHHVNMDIIISNTLGNILIFLPLGIFLPLLFKKYSKFTKVIVASAVISFSIEVLQIVLKIGQFDIDDVILNVIGSIIGYLLLKMIKSVIIFYRKLQIESHEIQ; encoded by the coding sequence TTGGATAAAAAAATCGAAACCTATATTAATCAAATTGTGAGTCAATTAAAATGTGACGAGGATGAAAAGAGAGAGATCATTGATGAAATGCAAGATCACCTAACCTTATTGAAAAATGAATATTTAGACCAGGGTTTTACAGATGAAGAAGCTACACAAAAGGCATTGGCAAGTTTTGGAGAACAAGAACCATTGACAAAGGGTTTACAGGAGTCCCTCTTTCCATTTTTTAAGGTATCTAATAAGGATACATGGATTTTATTTAGTCTGTACTCATTGATCATTCTGTTTATGTTGCTATTTCAACGAATCATTATTCGAATTACTGATTATTACATAAATGGAATTACATATAACAGATATATTTCAACTCCACTTGATTCAGAAGGGGTGTTTAACTTTCTAAAGTTCAATTCGAATATCGTTCCATTTAAAAATACGATTGCATATTTAACTGGAACTCACCATGTTAATATGGACATAATCATCAGTAACACTTTAGGAAATATTTTAATTTTCCTGCCGCTAGGAATTTTTCTTCCATTGCTATTTAAAAAATACAGTAAATTTACGAAAGTAATTGTTGCTTCAGCCGTTATTAGCTTTTCAATTGAAGTTTTACAGATTGTTTTAAAGATTGGTCAATTTGATATTGATGATGTCATTTTGAATGTTATTGGCAGTATCATTGGTTACTTACTTTTAAAAATGATAAAAAGTGTCATAATTTTTTATCGAAAATTACAAATTGAATCTCATGAAATTCAATAG
- a CDS encoding VanZ family protein, whose product MYYLFLANDINFNIRVENLTGNIIGFVPFGFILPLLSSKFQSFKKVTVATFCLSLAFELCNLFLD is encoded by the coding sequence ATGTATTATTTGTTTTTGGCAAATGATATAAATTTCAACATACGGGTTGAAAATTTAACTGGAAATATCATCGGGTTTGTACCATTTGGATTCATTCTTCCGTTATTGTCTAGTAAGTTTCAAAGTTTTAAAAAGGTTACGGTGGCAACGTTTTGTTTAAGTTTGGCATTTGAATTGTGCAACTTATTTTTAGATTAG
- a CDS encoding MFS transporter, with protein sequence MSSIGISSIGDFIYLVAINIMVFQLTGSAAAVAGLWIIGPLTNIVTKFWTGSFIDYRSKRKVMIVTYIIRAIFIFLIPFVPNMAVIYGILVILSVAKAFFNPSSMTYVAILIPKEKRKRFNSIRSFASSGAFIIGPAIGGSLIILTSVEVTLWMNAIFFLISAVLLLFLPEKENIDKESIPTLTIAQLIRDFTVVQKFILKNKYVSFVYLGFIMIMIFSFAMDAQEVVFTQQVVGLSEFDYSLLISITGIGSVFGAFLLSVFSNKISLRYMITIGLIMMTIGYVIYAFSWSFTSIVVGFVILGFFNVFLNAGIMTFYQNNVPVDIMGRVTSIYDLIQSSIQVFFILVIGIAADLVSLRLIIVTLALVMLMSSIIFSISVLKQNKKSFYREDDYDKGELNLKVK encoded by the coding sequence TTGTCTTCAATAGGAATTTCGAGTATCGGTGATTTTATTTATTTAGTAGCAATTAATATTATGGTATTTCAGCTTACAGGTTCAGCAGCAGCTGTCGCTGGTCTTTGGATCATTGGACCATTAACGAATATCGTAACTAAATTCTGGACTGGTAGTTTTATTGATTATCGGAGTAAAAGAAAAGTAATGATAGTAACGTACATAATCAGAGCTATTTTCATCTTCTTGATTCCATTCGTACCAAACATGGCAGTTATTTACGGAATATTAGTTATTCTAAGTGTGGCAAAAGCATTTTTTAATCCATCATCCATGACGTATGTTGCTATCCTTATTCCAAAAGAAAAAAGAAAACGCTTTAATTCAATTCGTTCATTTGCAAGTTCAGGAGCTTTTATAATCGGCCCCGCAATTGGTGGTTCACTTATAATATTAACATCTGTTGAAGTGACTTTATGGATGAATGCTATATTCTTTTTAATTTCAGCAGTTTTATTATTATTTCTTCCTGAAAAAGAAAACATTGATAAAGAATCAATTCCAACATTGACTATTGCACAATTGATCCGTGACTTTACAGTCGTTCAGAAATTCATATTAAAGAATAAATATGTATCTTTTGTGTATCTTGGTTTTATTATGATTATGATATTCTCTTTTGCGATGGATGCTCAAGAGGTCGTTTTTACCCAACAAGTGGTGGGACTTTCTGAATTTGATTATAGTTTATTGATTAGTATAACTGGAATCGGTTCTGTTTTTGGAGCCTTCTTATTATCGGTGTTTTCCAATAAAATCTCACTTAGATATATGATTACGATTGGGTTAATCATGATGACGATTGGCTATGTAATCTATGCATTTTCGTGGTCGTTTACCTCCATCGTAGTTGGGTTTGTAATCTTAGGGTTCTTCAATGTATTCTTAAATGCAGGAATCATGACCTTCTATCAAAATAATGTTCCTGTTGATATCATGGGAAGAGTTACGAGCATTTACGATTTAATCCAGAGTTCTATTCAGGTATTTTTTATTTTAGTTATTGGAATTGCAGCAGATCTTGTTTCCTTGCGACTTATCATCGTCACTTTGGCCCTAGTCATGTTGATGTCATCAATAATTTTTTCAATTTCAGTACTAAAGCAAAATAAAAAGAGTTTTTATCGAGAAGATGATTATGATAAAGGAGAATTAAATTTAAAAGTAAAATGA